A stretch of the Deinococcus sp. YIM 134068 genome encodes the following:
- a CDS encoding PD-(D/E)XK nuclease family protein, with translation MLIVPDLALYAPELEAVAFDLGVTLDLPLERSIADTRLGAWLAELFRVLGGDWRGPGVRRVLGHPLARDVTPALVQAASRTRARSREAWLELGLPGWLRAWPEEATYEQYAELLFNILESLDPQRLAQDDSRAGQQLMNEVDELTAQTQVVSLRDFAVQVLRLLQDSLPPQPAQGWPVRTPETAAGRFDHVVILGLSEGLLPAPPANPPMLDFYDRQQLQQEGVRCLTALDAVNARDLAFWNALGTARQSLRLSWPQRLGKRQQQPGVYLVRLGHALPELNQAGQEEPDGAASVSPPDSPTTETGKIGQSLLLETYTFSATQLTRFSQCPYRWYAQHALGLNEREENSAHLLPQERGRFNHRVLELVGRAAKNQPQPRDAMLSSFPIAFEQAEAEQGLTRRSAWPQQRPELRRRLQRALSSPDFIRDGATVVGVERAFDVQWNGLRVTGKIDRIDCLDGELFITDYKSGSSPQGGSRSARDVQMNLYLDVIATLHPDMRVAAGQYLSLGNTERRVLGRVQHQPGVLDELVGELREAAGAGFFPARPGSYCAACPLPPLCRQSARSGEDA, from the coding sequence TTGCTGATCGTACCGGACCTTGCGCTGTACGCGCCGGAGCTTGAGGCAGTCGCCTTTGACCTCGGCGTGACGTTGGACCTGCCGCTGGAACGCTCCATAGCGGACACGCGGCTCGGCGCCTGGCTCGCCGAACTGTTCCGGGTCCTGGGCGGTGACTGGCGCGGCCCAGGGGTGCGCCGTGTGCTTGGCCATCCGCTGGCACGCGATGTGACTCCGGCGCTTGTGCAGGCCGCGTCGCGCACCAGGGCCAGGAGTCGGGAAGCCTGGTTGGAACTAGGGTTGCCTGGATGGCTGCGGGCGTGGCCCGAGGAGGCGACCTACGAGCAGTACGCAGAGCTGTTATTCAACATACTGGAAAGCCTCGACCCACAGCGGCTCGCGCAGGATGACAGCCGGGCCGGTCAGCAGCTGATGAACGAGGTGGACGAGCTCACCGCGCAGACGCAGGTCGTTTCACTGCGCGATTTCGCCGTACAGGTCTTACGGCTCTTGCAGGATTCACTTCCACCGCAGCCCGCTCAGGGGTGGCCAGTAAGGACACCAGAAACCGCCGCAGGACGCTTCGACCACGTGGTAATTCTCGGGCTGAGCGAGGGCCTCCTGCCAGCCCCCCCAGCGAATCCGCCCATGCTGGACTTCTATGACCGTCAGCAGCTCCAGCAAGAGGGAGTACGTTGCCTCACTGCCCTAGACGCTGTAAATGCACGTGATCTGGCCTTCTGGAACGCCCTCGGCACGGCACGGCAATCGCTACGACTCAGCTGGCCTCAACGACTGGGGAAGCGGCAGCAGCAGCCTGGCGTCTACCTCGTCCGCTTGGGCCACGCCTTACCAGAGCTGAACCAAGCGGGCCAGGAAGAACCAGACGGTGCGGCGTCCGTCAGCCCCCCAGACTCGCCTACGACGGAAACTGGCAAAATCGGGCAGTCGTTGCTGCTAGAGACGTACACCTTCTCGGCGACGCAACTTACGCGCTTCAGCCAGTGCCCCTACCGCTGGTATGCGCAGCACGCCCTCGGGCTGAATGAACGGGAGGAGAACAGCGCGCACCTGCTGCCCCAGGAACGGGGGCGCTTCAACCACCGCGTGTTGGAACTCGTCGGCCGCGCCGCGAAGAATCAACCGCAGCCGCGTGACGCAATGCTCAGCAGTTTTCCCATTGCCTTTGAGCAGGCGGAGGCCGAACAGGGCCTCACCCGGCGCTCCGCATGGCCGCAGCAGCGCCCGGAGTTGCGTCGCCGCCTCCAGCGAGCACTGAGTTCCCCGGACTTCATTCGGGACGGCGCGACCGTCGTCGGCGTGGAGCGAGCCTTTGACGTTCAGTGGAACGGCTTGCGTGTGACGGGCAAGATTGACCGCATCGACTGTCTGGACGGCGAACTGTTCATCACAGACTACAAGTCAGGCTCCAGCCCACAGGGCGGATCGCGCAGCGCGCGGGACGTGCAGATGAATCTATACCTTGACGTCATCGCGACCCTACATCCCGACATGCGCGTCGCAGCCGGGCAATACCTGTCCCTCGGTAACACCGAGCGCCGGGTACTCGGCCGAGTGCAGCATCAGCCAGGTGTACTGGACGAGCTGGTGGGTGAACTGAGGGAGGCGGCGGGTGCAGGCTTCTTCCCGGCGAGACCAGGCAGCTACTGCGCCGCCTGCCCCCTCCCCCCACTGTGCCGGCAGTCAGCAAGATCCGGTGAGGATGCATGA
- a CDS encoding UvrD-helicase domain-containing protein translates to MNAQQRAITAGRSVAVMAGAGSGKTHVLVERYVELLRRGLRPMEIVVVTYTERAATELRARIRQRVTQTYADHPDLLAEVEVAQISTIHALAARICRDHPAAASVPSGSVVQDGPDAHLRWEELRDDAMLEVDLPTFGVLEHGRLRRMLQALHQEPHVARASLARRTDDWAALLKRARQEAWDALQRHPRWLAASAQVHGDCGNDGDAIEKSRREAVQGLALIASGEMQRGAALIEGIALKGGRKVPWRDLPGMKEALGTLRELISSPLLTLRYGEGDAALGAQLPLLADAFRVTTDELDRRKRQSRTLEYADLETHALSALRNPEVARHYRRRWRHVMVDEAQDTSPVQTELLNLIGASCDLTVVGDDQQAIYGFRGAGRDALQQLERRVLEAGGSSVTLTEGYRSHNQLQERLNDGARAILGEARLLTASRGSGGTPLSPVSGLISTPEGEADALADHLAQLLLDAPEIQDPRDLRLRPLQARDVAVLARRWSDLDDLRRALTARGVPWFTAGGGDLLRTPEALDTWALLRFLSDQEDSAALLSLLRSPHFGVSDGEVEVLRRAWSTGEAWWLTIQRSENPVVRRAAAVLTMLLNELGALTPRQVLQRTEQLSGYRDALVRLPDAKRHLVDLQACHELIGTLEEPLRSCTEVSVRLTRLITARRPVPRPPPSSGDAVTLSTIHGAKGLEWPVVALAGLGRLGRGFPPALRLDAEVGVVFVPDDEEEPGMYTLLKETDRYRELQEEARLVYVGITRARDALICSAVRQDAPLVIALVNAEFFK, encoded by the coding sequence ATGAACGCTCAGCAGCGGGCCATCACCGCAGGCCGAAGCGTGGCCGTCATGGCTGGCGCGGGGAGCGGGAAGACGCACGTGCTGGTGGAGCGTTACGTAGAATTGCTCCGGCGCGGTCTTCGGCCGATGGAGATCGTGGTCGTCACCTACACGGAGCGGGCAGCGACAGAATTGCGCGCCCGCATCCGGCAGCGCGTGACGCAGACATACGCCGACCATCCGGACCTTCTCGCGGAAGTGGAGGTGGCACAGATCAGCACCATCCATGCGCTGGCTGCACGCATCTGCCGGGATCACCCCGCTGCCGCAAGTGTTCCCAGCGGATCGGTCGTGCAAGACGGGCCGGACGCGCACCTCCGCTGGGAAGAATTGAGAGACGACGCGATGCTGGAGGTGGATCTGCCCACCTTCGGTGTCCTGGAGCACGGTCGGCTGCGGCGAATGCTACAGGCGCTGCATCAGGAGCCACACGTGGCACGCGCTTCCCTGGCACGCAGGACAGACGACTGGGCTGCCCTGCTAAAGCGGGCGCGCCAGGAGGCCTGGGATGCGCTTCAGCGGCACCCCCGGTGGTTGGCCGCGTCGGCGCAGGTGCACGGCGACTGCGGGAATGATGGGGACGCCATTGAGAAGTCTCGCCGCGAAGCCGTGCAGGGGCTAGCGCTGATCGCATCGGGCGAGATGCAACGCGGTGCGGCGCTGATTGAGGGCATCGCCTTGAAAGGCGGCAGGAAAGTCCCTTGGCGGGACCTGCCGGGCATGAAGGAAGCGCTCGGGACGCTGAGAGAGCTGATCAGCTCGCCCCTGCTCACCCTGCGGTACGGTGAGGGAGACGCAGCACTCGGCGCACAGTTGCCGCTCCTCGCCGACGCGTTCCGCGTGACGACGGATGAACTGGACCGCCGGAAACGTCAGTCGCGCACGCTGGAGTACGCCGACCTTGAAACGCACGCGCTGAGTGCGCTGCGAAACCCTGAGGTTGCCCGGCACTATCGTCGGCGGTGGCGGCATGTGATGGTCGATGAGGCACAGGACACCAGTCCAGTGCAGACGGAACTGCTGAACCTTATCGGGGCGTCCTGTGACCTGACGGTGGTGGGGGACGACCAGCAAGCCATCTATGGCTTCAGGGGCGCTGGGCGGGACGCACTCCAGCAACTCGAGCGGCGCGTTCTGGAGGCGGGCGGGAGCAGCGTGACGCTCACTGAGGGCTACCGCAGCCACAACCAGTTGCAGGAGCGTCTCAACGACGGCGCCCGCGCGATCCTGGGCGAGGCCCGCCTGCTCACGGCCTCCAGGGGCAGCGGCGGGACGCCACTGAGCCCAGTAAGCGGCTTGATCTCCACGCCAGAAGGGGAAGCAGATGCGCTCGCCGATCACCTCGCACAGCTGCTTCTCGACGCCCCAGAGATCCAAGACCCGCGCGACCTGCGTCTCAGGCCGCTACAGGCGCGGGATGTCGCAGTTCTTGCACGACGATGGTCGGACTTGGATGACCTCCGGCGCGCCCTCACGGCACGGGGTGTGCCTTGGTTCACGGCTGGGGGCGGCGACCTGTTGAGAACTCCAGAAGCACTGGACACCTGGGCCCTCCTTCGGTTCCTGTCGGATCAGGAAGACAGCGCAGCGCTGCTTTCGCTGCTGCGTAGTCCGCACTTCGGCGTGAGTGACGGAGAAGTCGAGGTGCTGCGGCGCGCTTGGAGCACGGGCGAAGCATGGTGGCTGACCATCCAACGCAGTGAGAACCCTGTTGTTCGTCGGGCGGCAGCCGTCCTTACCATGCTTCTGAATGAACTCGGCGCGCTGACGCCCAGGCAGGTACTGCAGCGTACGGAGCAGTTGAGCGGGTATCGGGACGCACTGGTGCGACTCCCGGACGCGAAACGGCACCTTGTGGACCTCCAGGCATGCCACGAGTTGATCGGCACCCTGGAGGAACCACTGCGGAGTTGCACTGAGGTGTCTGTGCGGCTTACGCGCCTCATCACCGCGCGGCGGCCGGTGCCGCGACCCCCGCCGAGCAGCGGTGACGCCGTCACGCTCAGCACCATCCATGGCGCGAAGGGCCTGGAGTGGCCAGTCGTTGCCCTGGCTGGTCTCGGCCGCTTAGGGCGGGGCTTTCCCCCGGCACTGCGCCTGGACGCCGAAGTGGGCGTCGTCTTCGTCCCCGATGATGAAGAGGAGCCCGGTATGTATACCTTATTGAAGGAAACAGACCGGTACCGTGAGCTGCAGGAGGAGGCGCGGCTTGTTTACGTAGGCATAACCCGCGCACGCGACGCCCTAATCTGTAGTGCCGTCCGGCAAGACGCTCCACTCGTGATCGCGTTAGTG